The DNA window CgagacgcgcgcgcgcacgcttcccccGGCTCCCGCCCCCGCGCCGGTGCCCGTGCCCGTGCGCGCGCGAGCAGCGGGCGCCGTGCCGTTTCGCCCGCGGAGCAAGCGGGACGTCGTGGCAGGGAAGGATGACGATGCTGCCAAAACTGGCCTTTTTGGTCCACCTTTTCCACCCCTCCTCGACTCCGCGGGCGAATGCCAGGCCGCGATTCGGTGGATCCCCCTCCCCAGGCAGCGCGGCCACCGCTGGCTTCCACGATGGAAAACGCagcatttgatttgttttggtttaataaaaagtattctaaaatattaaattatttattatcattGGATTTAGAGTAGGATATGTGCAGGTAGatcaatgattaaaaataatttaataccATAAGGTAttaatatctcgagatatttttattactttttgttgaaatataaaattgctcattctATTATTTCAGCAAGACCTCCCGATCGAGTGGACCGATCTATCTCTCTCACTCTATTATTGTTGCCGCCCTACGTACTCGTTTTGGATTCGTCGCCAACATGTTCTCGGAGGAACACGTTGAATGTGCAAGTGTGCTGAGAAGGAGAGATCAAGAAGCACATAAATATTGATTGATCATGCGAATTCCTTTTGAGGTGAAAAAATCTTGCACGATTACAGCAGCATTTTGCTATGCCCTCTAGttgtccatgattagctagaAACTTTATCCACCATATGAGAAGCTTCTAGCAGTgacctaaaaatatatatattcggaTACATGTTGCATGTGAATAATGTTAAAACGGTCAAAACATAATACTGTTGGGTATTTAAATTTCTAGCCGTCTCGTCCGTAGAACACCATTGGTTAAATTCGGCGTGCCATGGGCAGTACAGACCGAACGAATATAAGCGATAGATTTTTTGTATTATTTCATTAGTGCGCAATGACACATTTTTCATGCCAGCAGAGCATCACATCGCAACATAGTTGTTGCATGTTAGCCAACGTACGTGGCATATAGGGATTGTCTGCTAATGCATCTCCACACGTGCTACTACTATACTAgccgattaaaaaaaaaacggccTCGTGTCGTACTACAGCATGGCACAAAATTATATGAGTAACAAAACCCTGCTTGATATAAACCACCCACAGACTCTGTAAGCTGTTTTGATTGTTTTTGGCTGCCATGCATGTTCGGTCTGGTACCCGGATCTTGTAAGATTGAACAGAAGTGAGCTGCTACTAGCATGGTAGTAATATATTCGATGGTGGTTGATGCGAACGCACTGTCAAGAGTGCAAGAAGAGAGCAAGTGGAAGGGAAGGAGGAGATAAGAGGAGGAGGCATCAAGTTGGCAATGCCCTGGCCTTTATTATGTGGAGCTGATGGCGCCCATGCTGCAATGCCCTGGTCTTCTGACCCCATCACCCGCCCATTTCATGCCCATAATCTCCTTCCAATCCGACGAGAGTTTTCTCGGAGGAACATTGGGAAAGATATGCATAAATCTGAAAAGGCACGAATTTCAGATTCGTGGCCTCCAGTGTGCTAGTTTTACAGTTCGTGTGCAACAGAATTAGACAGGTAATATACGTAGCAAAGCAAATATTTAACTAGTGTTTGTTTTTGACTAGTAATTACTATATCAGAATCTCAGATTACATGACACGTTATTCTATGAAGATACCATCTACCTCGTGCACGGCTAGCAGCTACTAGGTCGCACTCATACGGAGGATGAGGACGATGGATTATCTAAGCACAGATAACTGCAGAGGAACGGGTGATCTTCTGATGACGGTCAACACCAGAGCCATCGCCAAAACAGGGGAGATGGATAAAAGTCAGCTCAGCTCCCCTTTTCAATTCCACGAAGACGGTAGAACGACATCCCATTTTAAAACGATCAATGCTTCCGTCCTCCTTTTGATACCGCGGGGTActggtatcttgaggtatcaaattGTGTAAATTGTGTttgatcattggatctaacagtgtacatcctactcagttagattcaatgatgaaaaacgatttggtatctcgaggcaccggtacctcgagataccaaaggAAGGATGAAAGTAAAACTCTTTTAAAACAGAATAAATATGATACTTAGTTATCACGtctgatacatatatatcagtTTTGATACTTAGGTATTAGTCTATTCTATTTCAATGAAATACTGTTTAAATCATTTCTATTTTAATGAGTCACGATAAATTATATTGGTTGAAAGTCATATTCACaaagaataaataatttataaataaaatttttatatatgtattttagcgatctaaaaataaaactgagaaataaactttaataaaaaaaatctaaaattaactataaagttaaaatttaaattttaacttacaaatgagtataagtgaaaagacatGGTTAACCGTCCGTACTGTCAAATAACCGTCGAGAAAGCTACCCGAACTCGGGCGCCGCACACGCAACGCAACGCAACGCAGGTGTAAAAAAGGCGTTGAAGAGAACGGCCCCCGGCCCCGCGCGATAACGCGGCAAGCCATGCAAAAATCTCGCACACATCACACATGGCGGCTTCGCCTCGGCTACACCTCACCGAAGCGAGGGAGACGCTGCGCCAAACACGTCGGTCAGGTCGGCACCTCGCCTCGCCCTCTTGACCTCATCGCGATTTCGCTGTAGCTTAGATTGATTTTGGATGCGCGCAGTTGGCGTAATTTAGCAACGTGATCGGCTGACCTTAACCGCCCGTGCTTAACGCACAAGCCGCCTCGCAGCTCTCTGTCTCGGCACGACTGTGTATAAAAAGCGCGCGCGTAGCTAGCCCCCACATATCTTTTGCATACGGGGCATTACGGCTCAGCCAATCGCCGTGCTCTCGCCGAGGGCCATTGAACTGAGCAACGGAGGAGCAAGGGTTGGACGGCGGAGCGCGCGGGCAGGATGAAGGTGCAGTGCGACGTGTgcgcggccgaggcggcgtcggtgtTCTGCTGCGCCGACGAGGCCGCGCTGTGCGACGCGTGCGACCGCCGGGTGCACCGGGCCAACAAGCTCGCCGGGAAGCACCGCCGGTTCTCGCTGGTCAACCCGTCGGCGTCggggcgctcgccgccggcgccgctctgCGACATCTGCCAGGTGAGGCGGCTGAGCTAGAAAACGGTCGATCGCTTCGGTCTGGATTCCGTATGGTGGAGAGCTCAATTTGGTTTCCGTGCTGCAGGAGAAGAGGGGTTTCCTGTTCTGCAAGGAGGACCGGGCGATCCTGTGCCGGGAGTGCGACGCGCCGGTGCACTCGACGAGCGAGCTCACCATGCGCCACAGCCGGTACCTCCTCACCGGCGTGCGGCTCTCATCGGAGCCAGCCGcgtccccggcgccgccgtcggaggaggagaacagcagcagcttctgctgcagcgccgacgacgccgtccAGGCCCCGGCGCCCGCCACGAGCCACGGcgggagcagcggcagcagcagcatctccGAGTACCTCACCAAGACGCTCCCCGGGTGGCACGTCGAGGACTTCCTCGTCGATGACGCCActgccgaggccgccgccgctacctcTTCCGGCATCTCTGCGAACGGGCCGTGTCAGGTTGGTGCCACTGATCGACCCCATAGCCATGTCGCAGTACCAGTCAATCTTGAGTGGTCCAACTGCTAATTGCTAACCATCTAATCAATGGCACGATCCTGCATCAATTGAGCACACTAGCGCATGTCTCCCGTCCATGTCTGCATCTGACATTACTGCATCCAGTCCAGCAATTCCATTATGGGGGGTAGTTCGTAGTTACGCTCGCAGCCTGCACCATGGCCCAGGATGTATCGATAATATCTTGGGGGCCACTTAGATGGATCATTTTGGACACAAGCAAAATTCATAAATGATGAATCCTTCACTTCTGGACACAATTTTAAACTCATCAAATGCATCGCCATTTGGAGGACTCGTGACTGATATGGCTCTGAACGTCTGGACAGGGAGTAAACCGGATCGGTGGGCTGCAAGAATCCGCCGCCTACCCTGCATGGAtggcgcagcagcagccgtgCTGCGAcagcctcgtcgccggcgacgcggtggCAATCCGGGAGCGGTGGGTGCCGCAGATGTACACCGACCAGCTTGCCGCCGGCAGCAAGAGATCCAGGACATCCACTTCCTCCTACTACCGGTGAAACTAAAGCAACTAAAGGCCGTGGCAGCGCTGTGCGCCGCCATGGTTGTACGTACAGTAGATATGATGCTGTTTCGGGCTTAAATGACTTGCATTTTGCGCTTCCGCGCGGGAGTGTTTATGCTTTTTTGAGGCGAAGAAGGAAATCTCTGAGCCTTTTGTATCCTTTTTTGCTCGTCACAtctgtatgttttttttttccttcaactACGCAATAACGAGAATTTTCCCtctttttatgtaattaaGAACCTGGTTATCTGGGATTGCTTGGACTTATCGCGTGTGGTTGAGTATCGTTGTTGGGTCGGGTCTAATCGATTGGAACCGGGTGCGAAGGGGTCAACCGAAGTAGGGCTTTGTACATGTGCAATTAATATGTTGCAAAGTAGAAAGCTATCACCTCGTTGGCTTTCATTGATGCCGTTTACACCGGCAATTGTCATTTGTCAATGCCCGAGCAAGAGTTCAGTTGCACCGGTGAACCGAAATCATTTCGGGTGTTAATAATAGTAGATCGTTCTTAGCCtacccggcaaaaaaaaaatagtagtataTCGTGACAGGGGGACTTAGTCATTGGGCCAACTTTGCAGGGCACGAAGGCCTATCTTGCCTGGCTTGCTGCTTGGGCCTCATGCTTCCGTGGCTTATTGCTTGTGAGCTGGTGGCCGCCACTGTTGCCGGATGTTGAGTAAAAGTGCAATGATAGAAAAACAATATCATGCGACATAAAAGTGTATTAGTGGAAAAACGCTTTTCAATATAAATCTAGTGTCAACAATATCATGTAACAAAAATGCGTTATGATATACTCCTTCCacccctaaatgtttgacaccattgactttttttataaatgtttgactattcgtcttattcaaaaaatttaaataattattaattatttttatatcatttcatttattgttaaatatacttttatgcatatatataactttacatattttataaaatttctgaataagacgaataatcaaacgtatataaaaaagtgaacggcgtcaaacatttagggatggagggaatAGTAATTATTGATCAaagtttttttctaacaaaGAAGCACATCGTACATATTTTTCTGACTACtcactctgtttcataatataagttatttttctattcaaatttattacacaatataaataattttatgatcCCAAGACAATAGTTTATTTCATACCAATCAACtcttatatactaatttattttttaccttctAACTTTTATACCATTTTATTTCACATCAATCAACTTTTGTACTATTTAACTTTCTTACCtaccatatttttacatgatttGTACTACTTTTCTATACtcaatttttgcaaaaagggAAATAATCCTTATATTACGGGATGAAGGTATTCTTTTTTACCTCTACTTAGCCACGTAGGTGTATACTATCCAATGATTCCAATTTACCTTTTATCTAGTTTAATTCAGTATATGAAggatttttatatctataatcaTCGTCATACTATACATCATATGCACTGAACTCGGATATAATGGAAAAAAGCTGTATAGGCTATGATACTAGCGTTGTTAGACAGAATGAGATTTATTTTGccctaaaatattgctattcTAATAGCAAGTACCATAATCCATAAACATTAGTCTTAAGATGTGCATATAGTTAGATAATAATTAAGGCGGCGGAGTGAAGAGATAAGTAATTGTTTCTCATGCAATTAAAACACAGCCTCCACACAAACACCAATTATACTAGAAggaaataataaaacaaatagttacATTGTAttagagaaaataatatatgtactcCTATATGTTATCTTCTAATTAATGAGCTGATGACATTACgaacaaaaattcaaaagtaGCGATACCTCAATTAAACTAGCACTAATTGGTTGGAAGCTGGTTCAAAGAGGATAACCGAGTAGAGGTGAGGACATGCACACGGATTCGGATCTGATACACAGTCTGTAGTATGAGCAACTTTTGCAGTCCCCTGCCGGCTATTGGATGAAAATCTGAGGGCTGGAATCCATTTGGTATTGTAGCTTGTACGGTATACTGCTATAGCATCGATATTGTTGTTAATGATCCGAAGCATTCATGAAAAGAATTGGATGGATAATGATGCGTGTACAGTAGTTTAACATGGAACTTGTGATCCCAGATTCCCATTCCCACCTTAATGGCTTTGATCGGTGCCATTTACTGTGTTTATTACCTTTTCGTTTTTAAATTGAAACCGTGCAAACCGACGTTTTTCAATCAACTGTGTGCGTGCGTAACCCACCGAAAACTGATCGGTTTCTGCAAACCTCTAAGCATCGATTCAACGAAAACCGATCGGTTTTTGTCAACCTGGCTGTTTACAGCGGCAATTATCAATCCGAATGAAAGAGTTTAGAAATAGTACTGGTGAACCACCACTAAAAAACGAAATACCGGTGAACCATTTCCGAAGTATTAGACCATGCTACCTATACTTAGCTTAGTTGAATGTAACTGAAGAAGAGACTTGCTAAAATCCTAAGTGCtcctttgaatcacaggaataaaaaaatagagaaatagaaaaaacataggattctgacaggaatgtaggtgtaaaacagagaattacaaaacagagaaaaaacgtaggaataaccgtttgattggaccacaggaaaaacacaggaatttaagaagagatatagactcaaaggattttttccaagaggttcaacctcttggtaaatttcctcaaaaacTTGTGTAGGAGGATGCATTCCATAGTAAGAGCCCCCTTTGAAtgacagaaatgaaaaaaatggaggaataggaaaaatataggattctgaTAGAAatttaagtgtaaaacagaggattgcaaaacacatgaGAAACCGTAGGAATgacgtttgattggaccacaggaaaaacacaggaatttgaagagagataaagacataaaggattttttccaagaggttctacctcttgctaaat is part of the Oryza brachyantha chromosome 2, ObraRS2, whole genome shotgun sequence genome and encodes:
- the LOC102700596 gene encoding B-box zinc finger protein 20-like; the protein is MKVQCDVCAAEAASVFCCADEAALCDACDRRVHRANKLAGKHRRFSLVNPSASGRSPPAPLCDICQEKRGFLFCKEDRAILCRECDAPVHSTSELTMRHSRYLLTGVRLSSEPAASPAPPSEEENSSSFCCSADDAVQAPAPATSHGGSSGSSSISEYLTKTLPGWHVEDFLVDDATAEAAAATSSGISANGPCQGVNRIGGLQESAAYPAWMAQQQPCCDSLVAGDAVAIRERWVPQMYTDQLAAGSKRSRTSTSSYYR